GCGTCTCGTCCCTCCTCCCCATCGCCATCTACACGATCCCCGAGGTCGGCATGGCCGGCGAGACCGAGGAGACGCTCCAGGCCAAGCACATCCCCTACTGCGTCGGCCGCGCCTTCTTCGCCGACAACGCCCGGGGGCAGATCATCGGAGAGCTGGCCGGGGAGATCAAGCTGATCTTCTCCCCGGCCGACCAGCGGCTGTTCGGGGTGCACGTCATCGGGGAGACCGCCTCGGAGCTCGTCCACGTCGGGCAGGTCTGCCTCCAGTTCGGCGGCACGCTCGACTTCTTCATCCAGGCCGTCTTCAACTACCCGACGCTGGGCGAGGCGTACAAGTACGCCGCCTACGACGGACTCGGGGCGCTGGCCCGGCAGGCGGCGGGCGAGACCTCGACGGGAACGGCCCGGACGCCGCTCGCGGATCAGCGCGGCGTCTGAGCGGCGGAGCCCCATCTCGGAGCCTGTCGGAGTATCCCGGCGCCGGACACCGAGCGCGTGGGGCATCGAGGAGTGCTCCGAGCGGCGGCTTCGCCGCCGCCACGATGGGGGGGCATCGGGGGGGTCTTCCGAGACCCCCCCGAAATGACCTAGTCGAAGGGAAGGGGCTCCTGGTCGCGCAGCGCCTGGAGGAGGTCGGGGGCCAGCTCCCCGGTGGAGACCTCGGCGACGGGTCCGCGGAGCCGGATCGAGTAGTCGGCCCGCACCTCGACCCCCAGGTGGCCGCCCGGCATGAGCAGAGTCACCGCGCCGTCGGTAAGACCGTTCCGGACGGCGGCGGCGGCGACGGCGCACGAGGACGAGCCCGAGGCCAGGGTGTAGCCCGCGCCACGCTCCCAGATCCGGATGTCGATCCGGTCGCGCCCGAGGACACGCGCGAACTGGACGTTCGTCCGGTTGGGAAAGGCGGGGTGGGTCTCGATCCGGGGCCCCCAGGCGCGGACCTCGGCCTCCTCCAGTCGGTCCGTGAACACGACGCAGTGCGGGTTCCCGACCGACACACAGGTCACCGTGAAGAACCGGTCGCCGACCTGGAGGGGAACGGCCACCACGTCCCGGTCGGGCCCGTGCATCGGGATCTCCGGTGCCCGGAACGTCGCCCGGCCCATCTCCACCGTGACCGCGCTCACACGGGCCGCGGTCAGGTGGCAGACGGCCTCGACGAGCCCGCCCGGGGTCTCGATGCGCATCGGCGTCTTCCGCACGCCACCCCGTTCCCACAGGTACTTGGCGAAGATCCGGAGGCCGTTTCCCGACTTCTCCGCCTCGCTCCCGTCGGGATTGAAGATCCGGAGCCCCGCGTCGGCGGCCGTCGGGGTCGTCCGCAGGAGGATCCCGTCCGAGCCGACGCCCCAGTTTCGGTGGCAGATCCACCGAATGGCGGCCGGCGTGAACGGGAAGTCGATCTCGGCCTCCTCCAGGACGAGGTAGTCGTTGCCGAGCCCGTGTCCCTTCGTGAAGCGGGCCACGGCGTCAGGTCCTCGGGTCGTGAGCGAGGCTCGGTTTCAAAGGGAAGGCGTCCGGGTCCCGGAGGCCGGCCAGGCCCCGCGTTCCGGCCCTAGCCCCCTCCGATCGACTAGCGCTGGTCGATCGGGACCCAGTTGGCTTGCCGCGACCCGGTGTACTCGGCGCGTGGCCGGATGAGGCGGTTGTTCCCCTGTTGCTCGAGGACGTGGGCGGTCCAGCCGCAGACGCGGGAGACGACGAAGATCGGCGTATAGAGGTCGGGATCGATTCCCATCGAGTAGTACGTCGAGGCCGAGTAGAAGTCGACGTTGGGGTTGAGGCCCTTCTGCTCCTTGACCACCCGCTCGACGATACGGGACATCTCGTACCACTTCAGCTCGCCGACCTCCCGGCCGAGCGCCTCGGAGAGCCGCCGGAGATGCGTGGCGCGCGGATCCTCGGTGTGGTAGACACGGTGGCCGAACCCCATGATCCGCTTCTTCTGGGCCAGGGCCGTCTTGATCCACGCCTCCGCTCGGTCCACCTCGCCGATGTCGAGGAGCATCCGGATCACCCCGACGTTGGCGCCACCGTGGAGCGGCCCCTTGAGGGCCCCGATCCCCGACACCACGCCGGAGTAGATGTCGGACAGGGTGGCGACCGTGACCCGCGCCGCGAAGGTCGACGCGTTCAGCTCGTGGTCGGCGTGCAGGATGAGGGCGACGTCCATCGCCTTGGCGGCCAGCGGGCTCGGTTTCTTGCCGAAGAGCATGTAGAGGAAGTTGGCCGCGAGGTTGAGCCGCGGGTTGGGCGCCACCGGCGCCTTGCCCTTGCGGAGCCGCGCCCACGCCGCCACCAGCGTGGGGACCTGGGCCTGGATTCGGATCGCCTTGCGGACATTCGCCTCCCGCGAGTTGTCGGCGGCCTCCGGATCGTACATCCCGAGGGCCGACACCGCGGTCCGCACGACGTCCATGGCGTCGGCCTTCCGCGGAAAGCCCTTGAGGAGCGCCGTCACCTTCGGGGGGAGGCGGCGCTGGCTGGTGAGGTCGCGCGTCAGGCGGTCCAGCTCGCGACGGGTCGGCAAGGTGCCGTGCCACAGGAGGTAGGCCGTCTCCTCGAAGCTCGAGTGGGCGACGAGGTCGTGGATGT
This window of the Candidatus Methylomirabilota bacterium genome carries:
- the dapF gene encoding diaminopimelate epimerase, with translation MARFTKGHGLGNDYLVLEEAEIDFPFTPAAIRWICHRNWGVGSDGILLRTTPTAADAGLRIFNPDGSEAEKSGNGLRIFAKYLWERGGVRKTPMRIETPGGLVEAVCHLTAARVSAVTVEMGRATFRAPEIPMHGPDRDVVAVPLQVGDRFFTVTCVSVGNPHCVVFTDRLEEAEVRAWGPRIETHPAFPNRTNVQFARVLGRDRIDIRIWERGAGYTLASGSSSCAVAAAAVRNGLTDGAVTLLMPGGHLGVEVRADYSIRLRGPVAEVSTGELAPDLLQALRDQEPLPFD
- a CDS encoding citrate synthase; amino-acid sequence: MTTTVPNTGLEDVVVSTSEICFIDGNQGRLLYRGYDIHDLVAHSSFEETAYLLWHGTLPTRRELDRLTRDLTSQRRLPPKVTALLKGFPRKADAMDVVRTAVSALGMYDPEAADNSREANVRKAIRIQAQVPTLVAAWARLRKGKAPVAPNPRLNLAANFLYMLFGKKPSPLAAKAMDVALILHADHELNASTFAARVTVATLSDIYSGVVSGIGALKGPLHGGANVGVIRMLLDIGEVDRAEAWIKTALAQKKRIMGFGHRVYHTEDPRATHLRRLSEALGREVGELKWYEMSRIVERVVKEQKGLNPNVDFYSASTYYSMGIDPDLYTPIFVVSRVCGWTAHVLEQQGNNRLIRPRAEYTGSRQANWVPIDQR